A genome region from Trichocoleus sp. includes the following:
- a CDS encoding GerMN domain-containing protein, whose translation MQDQEPLQSASLIQRSRRRSSIIAGLSAVVLLVGSGTAWITWKSHNNQQATPPNPAVSTQPTASPEVSPVPNQQTIQVYWLKSAGEKIELVPSPVTVSAAEQPDTTLKAAFAEMLKGSSSLDLTSTIPAGTKLLGLETKPDGIHVDLSQEFTSGGGSTSMQGRVGQVIYTATTIDPNAKVWLSVEGKPLEVLGGEGIIIDQPTTREDFQKNFTL comes from the coding sequence ATGCAAGACCAAGAACCACTTCAATCCGCATCCCTCATCCAAAGATCTCGCAGGCGATCGAGCATCATTGCTGGGCTTTCAGCCGTCGTTCTGTTGGTTGGGAGTGGCACTGCCTGGATAACCTGGAAATCGCATAACAATCAGCAAGCTACTCCGCCCAATCCTGCTGTTTCTACACAGCCTACTGCCTCGCCTGAGGTTAGCCCAGTTCCCAATCAACAAACGATTCAAGTTTATTGGCTGAAAAGTGCTGGTGAAAAGATTGAACTCGTTCCATCTCCGGTTACGGTAAGTGCAGCTGAGCAGCCCGATACCACGCTCAAAGCCGCGTTTGCAGAAATGCTCAAAGGCTCCAGCAGCCTTGACCTGACTTCGACGATTCCGGCAGGCACAAAGCTATTAGGCCTGGAAACCAAACCAGATGGCATTCATGTCGATCTATCACAGGAATTTACGTCGGGCGGCGGCAGTACCTCAATGCAGGGCAGAGTCGGGCAGGTTATCTATACCGCAACAACGATCGACCCAAATGCAAAAGTTTGGCTTTCGGTGGAAGGAAAACCTTTAGAAGTTCTGGGCGGCGAAGGCATCATCATTGACCAGCCCACAACTCGCGAAGACTTCCAGAAGAACTTTACTTTATAG
- a CDS encoding metalloregulator ArsR/SmtB family transcription factor: MNSAESVPPEVVQQVADYFSVLSEPMRLRILNLLRDGEKCVQDLVEATSTSQANVSKHLKVMLQAGILNRRSEGTSAYYSVADELTFELCNLVCDRLASRIEQQAQHFRSFSLSSTRQ, encoded by the coding sequence ATGAACTCGGCAGAATCTGTACCGCCAGAAGTTGTGCAGCAGGTCGCTGACTACTTCAGTGTTTTGAGTGAACCGATGCGGCTTCGCATTCTCAACTTGCTGCGAGACGGCGAAAAATGTGTTCAAGATTTGGTTGAAGCGACATCAACCAGTCAGGCAAACGTGTCTAAACACCTGAAGGTCATGCTCCAGGCGGGCATCCTTAATCGTCGTAGTGAAGGTACTTCCGCTTACTACAGCGTCGCAGACGAACTGACTTTCGAGTTATGTAACCTCGTCTGCGATCGTCTTGCCTCCCGGATTGAGCAGCAAGCGCAGCATTTTCGATCGTTTAGCCTCTCTTCTACCCGGCAGTAG
- a CDS encoding TRC40/GET3/ArsA family transport-energizing ATPase: protein MRVILMTGKGGVGKTSVAAATGLRCAELGYKTLVLSTDPAHSLADSFDMELEHAPRQVRPNLWGAELDALMELEGNWGAVKRYITQVLQARGLEGVEAEELAILPGMDEIFSLVRMKRHYDEGEFDVLIIDSAPTGTALRLLSLPEVAGWYMRRFYKPLQAVSAVLRPLVEPIFRPIAGFSLPDKQVMDAPYEFYEQIEALEKVLTDNAQTSVRLVTNPEKMVIKESLRAHAYLSLYNVATDLVIANRIIPDEVTDPFFQRWKENQQQYRQEIHDNFRPLPVKEVPLFSEEMCGMAALDRLKETLYADEDPAQVYYKETTLRVVQEQNQYSLEVYLPGIPKSKVELSKTGDELNIRIGNHRRNLVLPQALAALQPAGAKMEEDYLKIRFASAPKA, encoded by the coding sequence ATGCGCGTAATTTTGATGACGGGTAAAGGAGGCGTAGGCAAAACTTCTGTAGCGGCAGCAACGGGCTTGCGCTGCGCTGAGTTGGGCTATAAAACGCTGGTGCTGAGTACTGATCCGGCTCATTCCCTGGCAGATAGTTTTGATATGGAGCTAGAACATGCTCCTCGGCAAGTCCGCCCGAATCTTTGGGGAGCCGAACTCGATGCGCTGATGGAGCTAGAGGGGAACTGGGGCGCAGTCAAGCGATACATTACTCAGGTGCTTCAAGCACGGGGATTGGAAGGCGTAGAAGCTGAAGAGCTGGCAATTTTGCCGGGAATGGATGAGATTTTTAGTTTGGTGCGCATGAAACGCCACTATGACGAAGGCGAATTTGACGTGCTGATTATTGACTCTGCCCCCACCGGAACGGCTTTACGGCTTTTGAGCTTACCTGAAGTCGCAGGCTGGTATATGCGTCGCTTTTATAAGCCGCTACAGGCAGTCTCGGCAGTGCTGCGTCCACTCGTAGAGCCAATTTTTCGCCCGATCGCCGGATTTTCTTTGCCCGATAAGCAGGTGATGGATGCGCCTTATGAGTTCTATGAGCAGATCGAGGCGCTGGAAAAAGTCCTGACGGACAACGCCCAAACTTCAGTGAGGCTAGTCACCAATCCCGAAAAAATGGTGATCAAAGAATCCCTGCGTGCCCATGCTTATCTCAGCCTTTATAATGTGGCGACTGATTTAGTGATCGCAAACCGCATTATCCCCGATGAGGTCACTGACCCCTTCTTCCAGCGCTGGAAGGAAAATCAGCAGCAGTATCGGCAGGAGATTCACGACAACTTCCGTCCATTGCCTGTGAAAGAAGTGCCTTTGTTTTCAGAAGAGATGTGTGGCATGGCGGCGCTCGATCGCCTCAAAGAAACCCTATATGCTGACGAAGACCCAGCACAGGTTTACTACAAAGAGACAACACTGCGCGTGGTGCAGGAGCAAAACCAGTACAGCCTGGAAGTCTATTTGCCCGGAATTCCCAAGAGCAAGGTTGAACTTAGCAAGACGGGGGATGAACTGAACATTCGCATTGGCAATCACCGCCGCAACCTCGTTTTACCCCAAGCCTTAGCTGCCCTACAGCCCGCCGGAGCCAAGATGGAAGAGGATTACTTAAAGATTCGCTTTGCTTCTGCTCCAAAGGCTTGA
- a CDS encoding DUF2358 domain-containing protein, with translation MDILAVLQDDYRNFPQNQTYSIYAEDVYFKDPITEFRGCDRYQQNIRFIQTWFRDPKLDLHHIQRTDRQIRTDWTLSWTTPLPWQPRIAIDGWSDLTLNQQEKIISHIDYWHCSRWEVLRQHFKKPIQ, from the coding sequence ATGGATATTTTGGCAGTCCTCCAAGACGACTATCGCAACTTTCCCCAAAATCAGACCTACAGCATCTATGCGGAAGACGTGTACTTCAAAGATCCAATCACTGAGTTTCGCGGTTGCGATCGATATCAGCAGAACATCCGCTTCATCCAAACCTGGTTCCGCGATCCCAAGCTCGACCTGCACCACATCCAACGCACCGATCGCCAGATCCGCACCGACTGGACTTTAAGCTGGACAACCCCCCTGCCCTGGCAACCTCGGATTGCGATCGACGGTTGGAGCGACCTGACTCTGAACCAGCAAGAAAAAATCATCTCTCACATCGACTACTGGCACTGTTCTCGATGGGAGGTGCTGAGGCAACACTTTAAAAAACCGATACAGTAG
- a CDS encoding DUF3146 family protein: protein MSSKRLPNTTAYVRITQQSWQQGKIEGEVRANHYEWQFQWRFKQGVLSVEPSLGRALIKEPLTRFLERCDYQLEPGGDYSFTIRGEI from the coding sequence GTGAGTTCCAAACGTCTGCCCAATACCACTGCTTACGTCCGGATCACGCAACAGTCCTGGCAGCAAGGCAAAATTGAAGGCGAAGTGAGAGCTAACCATTATGAATGGCAATTCCAATGGCGATTTAAGCAAGGTGTACTCTCGGTCGAACCCTCTCTCGGACGTGCCCTCATTAAAGAACCCTTGACTCGGTTCCTAGAACGCTGTGACTATCAGCTTGAGCCGGGGGGCGACTATTCGTTTACGATTCGGGGAGAGATTTAG
- a CDS encoding pre-16S rRNA-processing nuclease YqgF — translation MQSPSTTPNQPVILGFDPGRQKCGIAIVGLDRTLYYHEVISSSEAISTIQTLRQQFPITMLVMGDQTSAKDWKQKLALELPDPPRTVMVDERFSTLQARDRYWQMYPPSGLTRLLPQGIRTVPRPIDDIVAILLIERYLERLSGGER, via the coding sequence ATGCAATCCCCTTCCACCACCCCAAACCAGCCCGTTATTCTTGGCTTTGATCCCGGTCGGCAAAAGTGCGGCATTGCGATTGTCGGACTCGATCGCACGCTCTACTATCACGAAGTCATTTCCTCAAGCGAGGCGATCTCCACCATTCAAACGCTACGTCAACAGTTTCCCATCACGATGCTTGTTATGGGCGACCAAACCAGTGCCAAAGACTGGAAACAAAAACTCGCGCTGGAGCTGCCAGACCCCCCACGCACTGTCATGGTGGACGAACGATTTAGCACCCTTCAAGCACGCGATCGATACTGGCAGATGTATCCTCCTAGTGGTTTAACTCGCCTACTCCCTCAAGGAATTCGCACGGTTCCCCGTCCGATCGATGATATTGTCGCTATTCTGCTGATCGAGCGATATCTAGAGCGGCTCAGTGGCGGGGAGCGGTAA